The following proteins come from a genomic window of Alicyclobacillus dauci:
- a CDS encoding SDR family oxidoreductase, with protein MSVFDLTGKTAIVIGGNGVLGSAIATGLVSHGAQVAIAGRDVEKAEKVVSGLAEGSSRAFQVDVLSRSTIAEMADKVIEWAGTIDILVNCAGVNSKTPFFEVSDEEWDRVFSVNVKSIFMASQIVGQHMLNSGGGSIINISSVSSGPPLSGVFAYSASKAALNNVTQYLARELAPTVRVNAIIPGFFPAEQNRKILTQERVDNIIRHTPMKRLGDARELQGTAIWLASDTASSFVTGALIPVDGGFTAMTI; from the coding sequence CTGAGCGTGTTTGACTTGACTGGAAAGACAGCGATCGTCATCGGTGGCAACGGTGTTCTTGGCAGCGCCATTGCTACGGGATTGGTTAGCCACGGGGCACAAGTGGCTATCGCTGGTCGAGACGTGGAGAAAGCGGAGAAAGTGGTTTCTGGTTTGGCTGAGGGTTCATCTCGCGCCTTTCAAGTGGATGTCCTGAGTCGGTCGACCATCGCGGAGATGGCAGATAAAGTCATCGAGTGGGCGGGAACAATCGACATTCTCGTCAACTGTGCGGGTGTGAACAGCAAAACACCTTTTTTTGAGGTGAGCGATGAAGAGTGGGACCGTGTGTTTTCGGTGAACGTGAAAAGCATCTTCATGGCGAGTCAAATCGTTGGCCAGCATATGCTGAACAGCGGAGGCGGATCGATCATCAACATCTCGTCCGTGTCATCTGGCCCCCCTTTGTCTGGTGTCTTCGCATATTCCGCATCCAAAGCTGCACTGAACAACGTGACACAGTACTTAGCCCGAGAATTAGCACCGACGGTTCGTGTTAATGCCATTATCCCGGGATTTTTTCCAGCTGAACAGAATCGGAAAATCTTAACGCAAGAACGGGTAGACAATATTATTCGACATACGCCTATGAAGCGTCTAGGGGACGCGCGTGAACTGCAAGGGACAGCCATTTGGTTGGCGTCCGACACCGCTTCTAGTTTCGTTACAGGGGCCTTAATTCCCGTAGACGGCGGATTCACGGCTATGACCATTTAA
- a CDS encoding sugar kinase, with protein sequence MERPTHVKPVLTFGEPLVVCVPHSRGSLSLVREFETDAAGAELNTAIGVARLGVPVSYAASVGADPFGEFIRRTLLAEGVNVDHLKQGKKGATGLFFKQWSGLMGDSQVFYYRSASPMAIGDWDTNQLFQGLRQSEFGWVHSTGITWMIGEKTREQAITLLHTAYDSQIPISFDVNLRLKLADLSAWKQTIGDLVPYVTWLLLGDTEAEALYGTSDARVVEEYVRGQGFRGAGVVLKEGARGATASQNGQVAHVDALQVHQIIDTVGAGDGFNAGWIAGMVNGWEIERALYLGAVVGAYAIASAGDSSGYPMLEEAMNHLDGRETIAR encoded by the coding sequence TTGGAACGGCCTACGCATGTAAAACCGGTCCTCACATTTGGGGAACCCCTTGTTGTCTGTGTACCACATTCGCGTGGGAGTCTGTCCCTTGTTCGCGAATTTGAAACGGACGCGGCGGGTGCGGAATTAAACACGGCAATTGGTGTTGCTAGATTGGGCGTGCCCGTTTCTTATGCTGCAAGTGTTGGAGCAGATCCGTTCGGAGAATTCATTCGACGTACATTGCTCGCGGAAGGAGTGAACGTTGACCATTTGAAGCAAGGCAAAAAAGGGGCGACGGGTCTCTTCTTTAAACAATGGTCCGGGCTCATGGGTGACTCCCAGGTTTTCTATTATCGATCCGCCTCGCCCATGGCCATAGGTGATTGGGACACGAACCAACTGTTCCAGGGTCTGCGACAGAGCGAGTTTGGTTGGGTGCATTCAACCGGAATTACCTGGATGATAGGTGAGAAGACAAGGGAACAGGCGATCACACTGCTGCACACGGCATACGATTCACAGATTCCAATCTCGTTTGACGTTAATCTACGGTTGAAACTGGCTGATCTGTCGGCGTGGAAACAGACAATCGGTGATTTAGTTCCCTACGTCACCTGGTTATTACTAGGTGACACAGAGGCGGAGGCACTGTACGGCACCTCCGATGCTCGTGTCGTTGAGGAATATGTTCGAGGACAGGGTTTTCGGGGGGCCGGAGTCGTTCTCAAGGAAGGCGCTCGTGGAGCCACCGCTTCGCAGAATGGCCAAGTCGCCCACGTCGATGCCTTACAGGTTCACCAAATCATTGATACGGTTGGCGCCGGAGACGGATTCAATGCAGGCTGGATAGCGGGGATGGTTAACGGCTGGGAGATCGAACGCGCTCTTTACCTGGGGGCTGTCGTCGGAGCATATGCCATTGCCAGTGCCGGTGACTCGAGTGGTTATCCCATGCTTGAAGAAGCGATGAATCATCTGGATGGAAGGGAGACAATTGCGCGGTGA
- a CDS encoding metallophosphoesterase, translating to MLWFIVLLVILAVVYLTCIVPTKWLKIERIDMPLGLGLTVLQLSDLHVERCRVRPSKLRSMIRQEKPDIICLTGDFLDKASSFVLLVPYLKMLQGTGISTYAVLGNHDYFLKKPHELRALLQSYGITVLENEAITLDGFHLVGIDDFCSGHHDEEALRRVSRDKPVVVMTHDPTLILDMKESFDYLFAGHLHGKQFAIPFLFKLKDMGPLAAAGIYKGLHRCEKGPFYISKGLGQSGVNLRFLVRSELTIHYL from the coding sequence GTGCTGTGGTTTATTGTGTTGTTAGTGATATTGGCTGTAGTGTACCTCACGTGTATTGTGCCAACGAAGTGGCTGAAAATCGAGCGGATCGACATGCCACTTGGGCTAGGGCTCACCGTCTTGCAATTGAGCGATCTCCACGTGGAACGCTGTCGCGTCCGCCCTTCGAAGCTCCGGTCCATGATTCGTCAGGAGAAGCCTGACATCATTTGTCTGACCGGAGACTTTCTTGATAAGGCGTCTTCGTTTGTCCTCTTGGTTCCGTATTTGAAAATGCTTCAAGGGACCGGCATTTCTACTTATGCCGTCCTAGGGAACCATGACTACTTTTTAAAAAAGCCGCACGAGCTAAGAGCGCTTTTGCAGAGTTATGGCATCACGGTGCTGGAAAATGAAGCGATCACGCTAGATGGTTTTCATTTAGTCGGTATCGACGATTTCTGCTCAGGCCATCACGACGAGGAAGCACTCCGACGTGTTTCCCGGGACAAACCAGTTGTCGTCATGACGCACGATCCAACACTCATACTCGATATGAAGGAATCATTTGATTACCTGTTTGCGGGCCACTTACACGGCAAGCAGTTCGCGATCCCGTTTCTATTCAAGTTAAAAGACATGGGACCTTTGGCAGCGGCGGGGATCTATAAAGGGTTGCACCGATGTGAAAAAGGGCCCTTCTATATTTCGAAAGGCCTCGGACAATCTGGTGTTAACTTGCGCTTTTTAGTGAGAAGTGAGCTGACCATCCACTATCTTTAA
- a CDS encoding MFS transporter, translating to MQRIFSIYYFIFFVAMASSQPFLSLYLSGKGLGSPEIGLLLAVGAGAGIFAQPMLGYINDRTRDPRRILLTSAILSPIMFAGYSLSRQFWPLFVVSILVAVVQSSAPIMDAMAVQEGARSGFSYGQIRLWGALSFALTTIVAGYVYHDVGIQVSFSVYGALSLILIVVVLYLPRDSVFERPKENIFHGVWNVMRNPPLIMFIVICFILSTAISINSSFLPLYYEGLHYPMSWVGANFTVAALVEVPLFYISGKLISRVGPMRVVILASLLFTVKYVIMAFAPGAVIVILAQILDGVGYALYWSTGVQLVSELAPEGRTATAQTLYGAIASSLSSVVGSSVGGLILNRVGPVGLYVFTTGLGALAIVGFLAFARFRFLVPRKSVENCSGEAV from the coding sequence GTGCAACGTATATTTAGCATTTATTATTTCATCTTTTTCGTCGCAATGGCCTCATCACAACCCTTTCTAAGTCTCTATCTAAGCGGAAAAGGGCTCGGCAGCCCAGAAATAGGGTTGTTGCTTGCCGTTGGAGCCGGGGCTGGGATTTTCGCGCAACCGATGTTGGGATACATCAACGATCGCACCCGTGACCCCCGCCGCATCCTCCTCACATCAGCTATTTTGTCACCGATTATGTTCGCCGGGTATTCCTTGTCACGGCAATTCTGGCCACTTTTCGTCGTGTCAATTCTCGTAGCCGTCGTCCAATCATCGGCCCCCATAATGGACGCAATGGCCGTACAAGAGGGCGCACGGTCGGGGTTTTCGTATGGCCAAATCCGGCTGTGGGGCGCGCTCAGCTTTGCACTGACCACCATCGTCGCAGGATATGTCTACCATGATGTCGGGATTCAAGTGTCGTTTAGCGTGTACGGGGCTCTCTCACTAATCCTCATAGTTGTAGTCTTGTATCTGCCAAGGGACAGCGTATTCGAACGGCCGAAGGAAAATATATTCCACGGAGTTTGGAATGTCATGCGCAACCCGCCCTTAATCATGTTCATTGTCATTTGCTTTATCCTGTCGACCGCCATCTCGATAAACAGCAGCTTCTTACCACTGTACTACGAAGGTTTGCACTATCCCATGAGTTGGGTAGGTGCTAACTTCACGGTTGCTGCCCTTGTCGAAGTTCCGTTATTTTACATTTCAGGTAAACTCATTTCACGCGTCGGACCTATGCGCGTCGTCATTCTGGCGAGCCTGTTGTTCACGGTGAAGTATGTGATTATGGCGTTTGCACCCGGTGCAGTGATCGTCATTCTGGCTCAAATTCTTGACGGAGTCGGTTATGCACTCTACTGGAGTACGGGAGTACAGCTCGTGTCCGAACTTGCCCCAGAGGGGCGTACAGCGACAGCGCAGACATTGTACGGTGCCATTGCAAGCAGTCTGAGCAGCGTCGTTGGTTCGAGTGTCGGGGGTCTCATCCTCAATAGAGTTGGGCCTGTTGGTCTGTATGTATTCACAACTGGCCTAGGAGCTCTGGCAATCGTGGGCTTTCTCGCTTTTGCTCGTTTTCGTTTTCTCGTCCCCCGAAAGTCTGTTGAAAATTGTTCGGGAGAAGCCGTGTGA
- a CDS encoding IS256 family transposase, producing MAQYKITVDEDILKGLFTGDKGMSQLLEQVLNQVLKAQASEQLQAEPYERSEERKGYRNGTRPHPLTTRIGTLTLRVPRLRNGSFSTELFARYQRSEQALLLTLVEMVINGVSTRKISAITEELCGVDFSKSTVSELCKRLDPVVQAWNERNLRETRYPFVLVDAIVLKIREEGRVRSRAAMIATGVNEDGYREILGMMLGDSESQASWTEFFSWLKSRDLRGVDVVVSDSHSGLVKALQAQFQGATWQRCQTHFMRNFLDATPKHLHDELYGKVRAILDAPDVATARLLMNQVVSDYSEKALKAIQILENGFDDITAVLSLPERYRRRLRTTNGMERLNEEIRRRDRVIRIYPNRNSVIRLIGALLMEMDEKWQSGHKYLDMKEYFTWREEQKKQAQQLSKVSQLR from the coding sequence ATGGCACAATACAAGATTACCGTGGATGAAGATATTTTGAAAGGGTTATTCACTGGGGATAAAGGCATGTCCCAACTGTTAGAGCAAGTCCTGAATCAAGTCCTGAAAGCACAAGCTTCAGAGCAATTGCAGGCGGAGCCGTATGAACGTTCTGAGGAACGAAAGGGATATCGTAATGGTACTCGCCCTCACCCATTGACCACCCGGATCGGTACCCTCACCCTTCGTGTCCCACGCTTGCGCAATGGGAGCTTTTCCACAGAATTGTTTGCACGGTACCAACGCAGTGAGCAGGCTCTCTTGTTGACACTTGTAGAAATGGTCATCAACGGTGTATCCACAAGGAAAATTTCCGCAATCACTGAGGAACTGTGTGGAGTCGACTTCTCGAAATCCACGGTATCGGAGTTGTGTAAACGACTCGACCCTGTTGTACAGGCTTGGAATGAGCGCAATTTGAGAGAAACGAGATACCCCTTTGTGTTGGTTGACGCCATCGTTCTAAAGATTCGGGAGGAAGGTCGGGTTCGCTCACGAGCTGCTATGATCGCTACGGGTGTCAACGAGGATGGGTATCGTGAAATCCTGGGGATGATGCTTGGGGACAGTGAGTCGCAGGCGAGTTGGACGGAATTCTTCTCCTGGCTCAAGAGTCGAGATCTAAGGGGCGTGGATGTTGTTGTCTCAGACAGCCACAGCGGGCTGGTAAAGGCATTGCAGGCACAGTTCCAAGGAGCAACATGGCAGCGGTGCCAGACGCACTTCATGCGCAATTTTCTTGATGCTACACCGAAGCATTTGCATGACGAACTGTACGGAAAAGTACGGGCTATCCTGGACGCACCTGATGTGGCAACGGCGCGGTTGTTGATGAACCAGGTGGTCTCGGATTACAGCGAGAAGGCACTCAAGGCAATTCAAATTCTCGAAAATGGATTTGATGATATTACGGCAGTTCTGTCCCTGCCCGAACGCTACAGAAGGCGTCTACGAACGACAAATGGCATGGAACGTCTGAATGAGGAGATACGCCGACGTGACCGAGTCATTCGGATCTATCCCAATCGCAATTCCGTGATCCGTCTAATTGGTGCGTTGCTGATGGAGATGGACGAGAAGTGGCAGTCGGGGCACAAATACCTCGACATGAAGGAATACTTCACATGGCGTGAGGAACAGAAGAAGCAAGCACAACAACTTTCAAAGGTTAGTCAACTCAGGTAA
- a CDS encoding HD domain-containing protein: protein MNIEDAGKRIEGAGGRLYFVGGGVRDQLMGKDFKDRDYAVTGLSAEEFKRLFPDAFLAGQAFPVFRMPIAGEVAEFALARTEKKVSTGHQGFEVDSSPSVSIEDDLMRRDLTINAIAMDVLSNEIVDPFGGRRDIDDGIIRAVSRAFAEDPLRVYRAARFAAQFGFRIERQTIGFMRALHDELRTLSVERVFEELRKALQTERPSLFFRALLQASVLDVHFPEVAKLVGVEQPVKWHPEGDAFEHTMQVLDVAAMLTDRDEVRFSALVHDLGKGITPRHKWPAHHGHEAAGVPLTARLCARLKLPSDWTNAALFATEHHMKIHILDRMKPQNVVTLLTEANRNPLGVDGFAMVGLADTRGRNDPTAPSPNAESMPHMWELIKNVTGRSIQTDATGKEFGDALRRERGRVIAEWRKQGNPSGTKK from the coding sequence ATGAACATAGAGGACGCGGGAAAAAGGATAGAGGGGGCTGGGGGCAGACTCTATTTCGTTGGGGGTGGTGTGCGGGATCAGTTGATGGGGAAAGACTTCAAGGATCGAGATTACGCTGTGACGGGATTGTCGGCGGAGGAATTTAAGCGTCTGTTTCCCGACGCATTTTTAGCCGGTCAAGCTTTTCCAGTTTTTCGCATGCCTATCGCTGGGGAAGTGGCAGAGTTTGCACTCGCGAGAACGGAGAAAAAAGTGTCGACCGGCCATCAAGGCTTTGAAGTGGATTCATCGCCCAGTGTCAGCATTGAAGATGACCTGATGCGTCGCGATCTCACCATCAATGCAATCGCGATGGATGTCCTGTCAAACGAGATCGTTGACCCGTTTGGAGGCCGCCGCGACATCGATGACGGGATTATCCGCGCCGTTTCGCGCGCGTTCGCTGAGGATCCGCTGCGCGTTTACCGAGCTGCTCGGTTTGCCGCGCAATTCGGGTTTCGTATCGAACGACAAACGATTGGGTTCATGCGTGCCTTGCACGATGAATTGCGGACGCTGAGTGTTGAGCGCGTCTTCGAGGAACTGCGGAAGGCATTGCAGACGGAGCGACCGTCGCTATTTTTCCGCGCACTGCTTCAGGCTTCCGTACTGGACGTGCACTTTCCCGAGGTGGCTAAACTCGTCGGTGTTGAGCAGCCGGTGAAGTGGCATCCGGAAGGCGATGCGTTCGAGCATACCATGCAGGTGCTGGATGTTGCGGCAATGCTGACGGATCGGGATGAGGTGCGATTTTCAGCGTTAGTTCACGACTTGGGGAAGGGCATCACACCGAGGCACAAATGGCCAGCGCACCATGGACATGAGGCAGCGGGTGTGCCGCTAACTGCACGGCTGTGTGCGCGTTTGAAGTTACCGAGTGACTGGACAAACGCTGCACTGTTTGCCACGGAACACCACATGAAAATTCATATCCTTGACCGCATGAAGCCGCAGAACGTAGTCACCTTGCTGACGGAGGCAAATCGCAATCCACTCGGTGTAGACGGGTTCGCCATGGTGGGCTTGGCGGATACGCGGGGCCGAAATGATCCAACGGCACCCAGTCCGAATGCGGAGTCTATGCCGCACATGTGGGAGCTGATCAAAAACGTAACAGGTCGCAGTATCCAAACCGACGCAACTGGCAAAGAGTTTGGCGATGCACTTCGGCGCGAACGAGGGCGTGTCATTGCAGAGTGGCGCAAACAGGGAAACCCGTCGGGGACGAAAAAGTAG
- a CDS encoding YceI family protein, translated as MSTANWQVDPDHSSVEFSVKHLMINRVKGLFERFEANMSFDPDDLTTIVIQASIEANSITTRQPQRDAQLKSEDFFHVEKYPHITFQSISCAQIGEL; from the coding sequence GTGAGTACTGCAAATTGGCAAGTTGATCCGGACCACAGTTCGGTTGAGTTTTCGGTGAAGCATTTAATGATTAATAGAGTGAAAGGTTTATTCGAACGTTTCGAAGCGAACATGAGTTTTGACCCCGATGACTTAACAACGATAGTGATACAAGCTTCGATTGAGGCAAACAGTATCACAACTCGTCAGCCACAACGAGATGCACAGCTGAAGAGCGAGGACTTCTTTCATGTAGAAAAGTATCCTCACATTACGTTTCAAAGCATTAGCTGTGCCCAAATCGGTGAACTATAG
- a CDS encoding IS3 family transposase (programmed frameshift) → MPMKKQYTPEFKAKVVQEILKEEKTMAQIASEYGVHPVQLSQWKKVALENMSSLFVDERKAVKEQKAQEQKIERLYAKVGQLTTQLEWLKKELASIRTRSERTSMVERENEKVPLRTQAHLLSLSRSSLYYKPVQPSEDEVRLKHQIDEIYTAHPTYGSRKIVHMLRREGWEVNRKRVQRCMREMGIEAIYPGPNLSKRNLKHKIYPYLLRNVTPSYPNHVWGIDITYIRLKHGWMYLVAVIDWYSRYVVSWQLDDTLEMPFVLTAVRSALRQAKPVIWNSDQGSHFTSDQYTNLLKEAGVQISMDGKNRALDNIITERFWRTLKYDHVYLQEYNSPKEARQQIGKFINEYNYDRPHQSLGYLTPAEIYFQEGRNALHPPNAI, encoded by the exons ATGCCTATGAAAAAACAGTACACACCCGAGTTCAAAGCCAAAGTCGTCCAAGAGATTCTAAAAGAGGAAAAAACCATGGCGCAGATTGCTTCGGAGTACGGTGTTCACCCGGTGCAATTGAGCCAGTGGAAGAAAGTCGCCCTAGAGAACATGTCCAGCTTGTTCGTAGATGAACGGAAGGCGGTCAAAGAACAGAAGGCACAGGAGCAGAAAATCGAACGACTCTACGCCAAGGTCGGTCAACTCACCACTCAACTGGAGTGGCTAAAAAAAGAGT TGGCATCAATCCGGACAAGGAGTGAGCGTACGTCCATGGTGGAGCGAGAGAACGAAAAGGTTCCCCTGCGTACCCAAGCTCATCTCCTGAGCCTAAGCCGATCCAGCCTCTATTATAAGCCCGTGCAGCCGTCGGAAGATGAGGTAAGACTGAAGCATCAGATCGATGAAATATACACTGCACACCCGACTTATGGCAGCCGTAAAATCGTGCACATGTTGCGACGTGAAGGTTGGGAAGTAAACCGGAAGCGTGTACAGCGCTGCATGCGGGAGATGGGCATCGAAGCAATTTATCCAGGCCCAAACCTGAGCAAACGCAACCTGAAGCACAAGATTTACCCGTACTTGTTGCGCAATGTGACACCAAGTTATCCGAATCACGTCTGGGGAATCGACATTACCTATATCCGCCTCAAACACGGATGGATGTACCTGGTAGCGGTGATTGACTGGTACTCACGCTATGTCGTGAGCTGGCAATTGGATGACACCCTTGAAATGCCATTCGTTCTGACTGCAGTCCGCTCAGCCTTACGCCAAGCCAAACCAGTGATTTGGAACAGCGACCAAGGTAGCCATTTCACCAGCGACCAATACACAAACCTGCTCAAAGAAGCTGGGGTCCAAATCAGTATGGACGGCAAAAACAGGGCACTCGACAACATCATCACCGAGCGCTTCTGGAGGACGTTGAAGTATGACCACGTCTATCTACAAGAGTACAACAGCCCAAAGGAAGCCAGACAACAGATTGGCAAATTCATTAATGAGTACAACTACGACCGCCCACACCAATCACTCGGATATCTGACACCGGCTGAAATCTATTTCCAAGAGGGTCGAAATGCATTACACCCTCCCAATGCTATCTGA
- a CDS encoding aldo/keto reductase — MKYNLLGRSGLSVSALGLGTNSFGSRADEETSIRILHEAIDSGINFIDTANVYSNTESERIIGKGLSVGKRQQVILATKVGMPRGEGPNRGGSSRREIMEQIDESLERLKTDYVDLYQIHTLDKNTPMAETLRALDDLVRTGKVRYIGASNYAAWELMKALSISEREHLERFVSVQPCYSLADRTIEVELEPLCRDQGIGIIPYYPLAGGILTGKYANGQAPSGSRVDKDPNFKKRLDNDRIQLGNEVVDLATSRGWTAGALSLAWLMHRPAVSTIIVGASRPEQVQSNAASVDIDLDSETIEKLDAISEPFRYGQPFATFRPLA; from the coding sequence GTGAAGTATAATTTACTAGGTCGCAGCGGTTTGTCCGTTTCCGCACTGGGTCTTGGCACCAACTCCTTTGGGTCACGAGCCGACGAGGAAACGTCTATCCGCATCTTGCACGAAGCCATCGACTCCGGTATTAACTTCATCGACACTGCGAATGTATACAGCAATACGGAATCCGAACGCATAATCGGGAAAGGACTTTCAGTCGGCAAGCGCCAACAGGTCATTCTGGCGACCAAAGTTGGAATGCCTCGTGGCGAGGGACCAAATCGCGGCGGATCGTCACGTCGTGAGATCATGGAGCAAATCGACGAAAGCCTTGAACGTCTGAAGACCGATTACGTAGACCTGTACCAAATACATACACTTGACAAGAACACCCCCATGGCGGAAACACTGAGAGCCTTGGACGATCTCGTCCGAACCGGAAAAGTCCGTTACATTGGCGCGTCCAACTACGCTGCGTGGGAACTGATGAAGGCCCTCTCCATCAGTGAGCGTGAGCACTTGGAACGGTTCGTGTCCGTCCAGCCGTGCTATTCCTTGGCGGATCGGACAATTGAAGTGGAACTCGAGCCGCTGTGTCGTGATCAAGGAATTGGCATTATCCCTTACTATCCGCTCGCAGGCGGAATCCTCACCGGGAAATACGCAAATGGTCAGGCACCGAGTGGATCTCGCGTGGACAAAGATCCGAACTTCAAAAAGAGATTGGACAACGACCGGATCCAACTCGGTAACGAGGTTGTCGATCTCGCAACCAGCCGAGGATGGACCGCGGGCGCACTGTCCCTTGCGTGGCTCATGCATCGCCCTGCGGTATCAACTATCATCGTGGGTGCGTCCCGTCCGGAACAAGTCCAAAGTAACGCTGCTAGCGTGGATATTGATTTGGACAGCGAGACGATTGAAAAGTTAGACGCAATCAGTGAGCCGTTCCGGTACGGCCAGCCATTCGCAACCTTCCGTCCGCTGGCCTAA
- a CDS encoding nucleotidyltransferase domain-containing protein — protein sequence MVNSEFEEALIVVLAGSRVYGTHSPASDVDYRGIIPAKREMLLGLESWNTQIVRHEPDIVLYTLPKFVKLALGANPNILDTLFAPDDAIVKMTKVGSELREMRRSFLSKRVYTTFTGYAHAQMQKLRNPGGHHGVHRDLIDKWGYDTKNAMHLVRLYRMGYEALTDGVIRVGRPDAEELLEIRNGAWSLQQVEQFAEEMNRKCEAALAETKLPDEPDTERILTWLMDTQLWMLNGGV from the coding sequence ATGGTCAATAGCGAGTTTGAAGAGGCTTTGATTGTCGTGTTGGCGGGCTCGCGAGTGTATGGGACACATTCTCCTGCGAGCGACGTCGATTATCGAGGGATTATTCCAGCGAAGCGAGAAATGCTGTTAGGGTTAGAGTCATGGAACACGCAGATCGTTCGACATGAACCTGACATTGTTTTGTACACGTTACCGAAATTTGTGAAGCTCGCTTTGGGTGCGAATCCGAACATATTGGATACGTTGTTTGCTCCGGATGACGCGATTGTCAAAATGACGAAAGTGGGCTCTGAACTTCGTGAGATGCGTCGGTCATTTCTGTCCAAGCGGGTATATACGACATTTACAGGATATGCTCACGCGCAAATGCAAAAATTACGTAACCCGGGTGGGCATCATGGCGTTCATCGGGACCTTATCGATAAGTGGGGATACGATACGAAGAACGCGATGCACTTGGTTCGGTTGTACCGGATGGGATACGAGGCTTTGACGGACGGTGTCATTCGAGTGGGGCGTCCAGACGCGGAGGAATTGTTGGAAATCCGAAACGGTGCATGGAGCTTGCAGCAAGTTGAACAATTCGCTGAGGAAATGAACAGAAAGTGCGAAGCGGCACTGGCAGAGACGAAATTGCCGGATGAGCCAGACACGGAACGGATCCTCACATGGCTGATGGACACGCAGTTATGGATGTTGAACGGTGGTGTGTAA
- a CDS encoding bifunctional 4-hydroxy-2-oxoglutarate aldolase/2-dehydro-3-deoxy-phosphogluconate aldolase — MNITDLGNFLRDVKIVAVVRKVPEEVVGDVVSALVQGGISALEITLDSAGAIKTIASLRERFGDKVAIGAGTVLTTAQLNEAVKAGAEFLVGPHFDAQLVERARTLETFMIPGVLTPTEIQNARAVGAEVVKVFPAGTMGPSYIKDLLGPFGDLKMMVTGGISEKMRRTFLRLVRWPSGWEVLFSRGQTFKITTGTRLPSVSKAY, encoded by the coding sequence GTGAATATCACTGATCTAGGGAATTTTTTACGTGATGTCAAAATCGTTGCGGTGGTTCGGAAAGTTCCAGAGGAAGTTGTGGGAGACGTCGTCTCAGCACTTGTGCAGGGCGGAATCTCTGCTTTGGAAATCACACTCGATTCGGCCGGAGCCATCAAGACCATTGCCTCGCTGAGAGAGCGGTTCGGGGACAAGGTGGCTATCGGTGCAGGAACGGTTTTGACAACTGCCCAGCTGAACGAGGCCGTGAAGGCCGGGGCGGAATTTCTCGTTGGTCCACACTTTGATGCGCAATTGGTGGAGCGTGCGAGGACACTCGAAACCTTCATGATCCCGGGTGTGCTCACACCAACGGAAATTCAAAACGCACGCGCAGTTGGAGCCGAGGTCGTCAAAGTGTTCCCTGCCGGAACCATGGGTCCAAGTTACATCAAAGATTTACTTGGCCCGTTCGGCGATCTGAAGATGATGGTCACCGGCGGGATTTCCGAAAAAATGCGGCGGACTTTCTTGCGGCTGGTGCGCTGGCCGTCGGGATGGGAAGTGCTCTTTTCCCGCGGGCAGACATTCAAAATCACGACTGGGACAAGATTGCCCAGCGTGTCGAAAGCGTACTGA
- a CDS encoding GNAT family N-acetyltransferase: MNHEYKRAEWACWMGKPYWGQGYTREAASRLLKFEFEELNLNRIFAFAFSTNPAFSRIMQKIGMTYEGTLVQHVRKWDRYHDLVAYGVLKQSYQELIR; the protein is encoded by the coding sequence ATCAATCATGAGTATAAACGAGCAGAATGGGCATGTTGGATGGGAAAACCGTACTGGGGACAGGGTTACACAAGGGAAGCGGCAAGCAGACTTTTGAAATTCGAATTCGAGGAACTTAATTTAAACCGTATTTTCGCTTTCGCATTTTCCACAAACCCAGCATTCTCAAGGATTATGCAGAAAATCGGAATGACTTACGAAGGGACTCTTGTTCAACATGTCCGCAAGTGGGACCGATATCATGATTTAGTCGCGTACGGTGTTCTTAAACAGTCCTATCAAGAGCTTATACGGTAA
- a CDS encoding H-type small acid-soluble spore protein, with protein sequence MDIERAKEIVDSPEYITVTYNGTPVHIDQIFESAPYAEVRYENGSVTNALVKELKEERSVH encoded by the coding sequence ATGGACATCGAACGCGCCAAGGAGATTGTGGATTCACCTGAATACATTACCGTCACATATAATGGGACGCCCGTGCATATCGATCAAATTTTCGAGTCAGCACCATATGCGGAAGTTCGCTATGAAAATGGCTCTGTGACGAATGCCCTCGTAAAGGAACTGAAAGAGGAGCGCAGCGTGCACTAA